One Vicia villosa cultivar HV-30 ecotype Madison, WI linkage group LG5, Vvil1.0, whole genome shotgun sequence genomic window, TGCTGCGCGTTGGATTGAAAGTTTATATCATATGGCTCATTTACACAAATTTAATAATCGTGTTGAAAATGCTGCAGGGTCAAGATATCAGCATGGGATTGCAATTAGAACATCACAAAGATATTGTTTCCCAGATCGCCGCGAAACTTGGAAGTGACAAAGTGCAACAACATCTTAATAAGTGCTTATATTATGTAAATATAGGAAGCAATGATTACCTTAACAACTACTTCCTGCCAGAACAATATCCATCTAGCAGAAAGTACAATACTAACCAGTATGCTGTAGCTCTTATCGAAGAACATGCAACTTATTTAAAGGCTTTGTATGAGCTCGGAGCAAGAAAGTTTTCTCTGATTGGATTGGGGCCTATCGGTTGCGTTCCACACGGGAAAACTGGTAAATTGTGTGTTAAAGAGGAGAGTAAAGCAGCAAATCTTTTCAATGACAAACTTAAATCTCTTGTCGACCGTTTCAACAAAGAATTACCTGATGCAAAACTCATCTTCATTAACACTGCTATCATGAAAGATAGTAGCTTatatccaagtatttaaacaatttttttcttcacaTATTAGCTCAATCACAATTATCACTTAACTCAACCAATGAATTGTACTAACTTTGCTTGAATTTTTCAGATATGGAGATTTTGAAATGTTGCAAAATCGGGTCAAACGGACAGTGTATCCCTAATGAGGAACCATGCAAGCATAGAAATTTGCATCCATTTTTTGATGGATTTCATGCATCTGAGGTTGTCAACAAAGTCACTGCAAAATTGGCTTATAATGCTCCGTTTCCTGCCTTTGCGCATCCAATGGATATTAGTCATCTTGCTAAGTTGTAACAAGATGAATCTCTCCCTCTCTTGGTCATGTTACTTATCGAATTCTTCAACGCAAGAAAACTCTCATCATATCCTAGAGTTAAAGTTTTCGTGAAAATAGAGAGTTCAAATCACTTGTGCGGTCGATTTTACCACGATATGGAAAGTAGAATAGGGTTGACAAACATGTCGATTAATGTGTAATCTCCATACTTAGTGTCTTAATACACAAGCTAAATAGATCATAGAAGCTTTCATAATAGATACATGGCTAAgcgcttatgaaattctataaagCCACTACATAGTATTGAAGGGAAGTACTTAAATAAATTCCCTCCTAGTAGTTTTTCTTATATTTTCTTTACGCATACGCTATCATAAGATTGCCAAGATTCAAATACCAGAAACTCAAAGTCTTTGCCCTTCTCAACCACGAGCACATCAACTGCACAAGAATATTACGAGTCAAGTGTCGATAGATTCAGGTTCATAGATGATTGATGATTagataaacaacttaattaaacaCTTACACAAATTGAAGAGACATCTGGTCCTGCCTGGCATACTGATTATTATTGGGTTGTAATTCATTCACTTGGAAGTAACTGCGAGAGTCGAATTGTTGCTGAGGTTGCATACATTCAAAGCTTGTGCCACCATGCAACACATTAGCACTATGGTTGTTCCTCTGATCATTTTCTGATATCTACATACTCAtcataaaaataatgataaaaggtTATAATTATGAATTGAGATGATGACACAAAACATTTTACACAGGACAGACAGAGAAATAACCACAAACCTTTGCTCTAAGAACCTGGTTGCTATTATGCAACTCTATCTCCTGTGCATATATATGTACATTTTAGTTATCATACTTTGAAAATTATCATACAAATCTTGTTTGTTATCAAATAATTTATCAAACAACTTTGTTTTGGTGAGACATGCTTCAAATGACTAATTAACCAACTAACATGACATAGACAAATTAAAGGAAAATATAAGTTGAAAATTGGATTAAAAGATGAATACAAGGAAAATAATTACCCTCTTCTGCATGTACTCAATTTCTGCAAATAGCATTTCATTCTGATGTAACAAAAACAAAGGAAATTAGTATTTATCAATAGGATCATTATTGCATCAgatatttatttttaagaatCTTGTGATTAAATTATAAGTACCTTCTTGGAGCGAATTCGGCTAATTCCTTTCTCTAGTTTACTCTCAAGGTTTCTGAGTTCCTTACCGTTCATATTGCTCAAAGCCTCACCCATCATTTGCCTGCATTATTAAAACCTTTTCATCACAAATTCCAAACATTGAAAATGATATGAATCTATGAGAGACTAATTCAACTTGCCTGTTATGATTCTGTAAATTACTGATTTGCACTCGCAGTTTCGCAGCTTCTTGCTGATAATACTGagattaaataaacattttaaagtTATTAGTTTATTCATTTATTAATCATTACATTACATATACAAATTCCTTTTTATGCTAGATGAATGAATACCTGAGCATTAGTCTCAGAAGCTGATTTAGCACCAGAAGTATCAGAACATGCTTTCTTATACCTCTCAATAGAAGCTTTCACACTGAAAATCATCATAAAGAGTATCATTATACAAATCAttttaaacaaaaagaaaaaaaaaattaaagttttaatcATATAATCTATGGTCAAATCATGCAGCTGAACCTTAAAACACAATCTTGAAAAACTACACATCAAAAGATCTTATTCCTCAAACTCAAACCTTAACATCACAAAGTTGATAAGATGTTTAATCAAGTTGATTGGATATGTAATGtgaaaaaaagaaagtaaaaaaacCTTTTTCCATTTTCAGAATATTCAATCTCTGATACCTTAATTTCTTCAAACTACTGATTGGTTCTTCCTGCCACGTTGGCACAGGTTCCTAAATATGATTGGTTCAACCATTTTTAGCcctttttttacaattttttctcTACCTTATGAAACAACCATCTCATACACAGTGGACAATACTCTAAACAACACTTTATAAACCACCTTGATTCATTCCAAAAcgtattaaaatattaaaaaagtacTAGTTTTTTCAGTCTGAGTTAAATCATAGCCGTTGAATTGACACTGCAATAGATGTGGCAGTAAGAACAGTTGTGCATTTGTTGTTACATGGAAGAAGACAAAAATGATCATAACAATTTCATTGGCTGTCACAAACTGTCGTACGTTGTCTCTGcctccatttacatcattcattgaGCTTAGAAAGAAAACCCTTCCCTTTTTCTTCCTCAGTCTATAACTTTCACAGATTTGATCTTTTATGTGAAAGATCTTGTGCTAATTCAAATCTTGTATCCCCAACACAACAAGTGTGAAATTATGATATAACTAGTAACTACCCTCTTCATTACTTCATCTTTTGTTGTTTTCTAACTATGTCAAAGAATGAATTTTTAGTTTTTTACCCTAAAGAGATTGATTAATTAAAAGCTATCTAAAAGAATGAAATTTTAGTTTTGTTTACCCTAAAGAGATTGATTAATTAAAAGCTATAGCAGATCAACTTTAAGAAAATTCACTTGTGACATGACTAATTAGATTCTTTCAACCAAGACAAAATAGAAATCACAGAGACTAGCTAAAGTGGGTCATTTAAGCCCTAACCAGAAGCTAATATCAGATTTCAATACCCTTTTGAATCTTATTtcagaaagtttatttattttttcatttgttgTAACCTatattaaaaccctaatttttagggTTATTGTTATATCCAAGATAAGATCCTGCAAATGGGTGAAAGTGAGATTtgggaagaaaaaaaaaacctttgttcaaattcagaattgaAAATCTTTATATGGGTGTTGATATTCCTAATCAGATTTTATTGTGATGAATTAAAAAAGAGAActttcctttcaaaaaaaaaaaaaatttctgcATAATCTATGAGGAACTATAGTTTTAGGCTTTACACAAACCCTAATTAACCCTTGCTATTTCTTTAcaagttttttaatttattttattttatttcatttgattTAACTCATTGACAAATAgctttttcaacttgtttaggTCTTTCTTAGGGGAGAATAATAGAAAGggaaagaggaaaaagaaaaatgaaaaagtttaAGAACAAAATGAAGAAGCAAAATAGGGGTTGGATGATCTCACAATCCATGTttcaaatcttccaaaattcttACAAGTAGCAACCAGATCTATCTATATAACCAAGAACACTTGTCATAGGTAAAGAAAAGGGGTAGATAAAGAGAATGGCCTTGAAAAGTTCATAGaagtttcataaaaaaaaagGCTAAAATAGAAGAAACAAACATAAGTGAAACTTGGTTGCAGAAAACAGACATACAAAGAGGAAAAATTAACACAAACATGATTACTCTCTTTTGGTGAAGCTAACTAACTCATTCAAAAGATCCATGAACATGAACTTTACTATATGAACTCAAATGTTCCCAAAAAGAAGCAACAAAGACATTTTTTGACTCATCAAAAACTGCAAACAAATAGAAAAACAAcaccaccaccaacaacaacaaaaaagaacaCAAAAAGGTTGAGAATTTCTAAAGTAATTACCTGTTATTTGCATATTCATAGAGACGGCCACGAGTCGAGAAGACTATAAGAGCAACTTCTGCATCACAAAGCACAGACAATTCATATGCCTTCTTAAGCAAGCCATTTCTACGCttgcagaaggtaacttgtcgaTTCGTCGTGTTTTCGATCCTCTTGATCTCAATCTTTCCCCTTCCAATCTTTCTCTGAGGAGAATCAGGCATGGATTCATTTGGAAAACTCATAGTTGCAAGCTGAATCAAGCAAAACATCATCAACACACTTTTCTTCACACAAACAAAAAGTCTATCTATATATCTCAAcaaaaaccatgaaaaaaattGATTGTTAAATTAGTTCTAGTTTGGAAAAAGATTGAAACTTTGAACAACCCTTCTTCACCCTTTGAATCATAGGCTTTTTAGCTACAAATTTTTTCATAGTTTTCATGTGGAAAAGGTTTGATTTCTTACACTAAAAAGAAGGGAAACATTGAGAAAGGTTTTGAAACTAATGTTTCATTATTTTGTTGAATAACAAAAACACTAACCTTATCAAGGACAATAACACAGATTGTAATCTTTGAAATAGTATGTAaactttctctctttttttcaacTTTGTAGAACAAAGAGatataagaaaaagaaagcaaagaAATGGTATTTATAAAGTGAAAAACCACCTTTTCATCTATgatggttttggttttggttttggtttattTATGCATCTCAAACAACATATACTCAATTTCATCtctatgatattttattattattttttgatattttttcccTCTCTATCCTCATTGATTTAGTGGTGTGTGTTTGAAGGGAATCAAAATGGAAGGACAAAGATGGAATAAAACTTTAGAGTTAACCAAAAATGAATTATGATGAGTGAATGAAGTAGGGCACAAGAGAGAGAGGGGTCAGAAAAGGGTTATTAATGGGGTGAAAAGGACATTGAGCTAAGTTGCAAAACATACCGCAAGTGGTATTTCATAGTATATAATGCatatcaacctctttaccttttgTGTAGATGGGAATATTTTGTTTAGAGTTAATGCATAAATGCTAATTAAAACTAATGAACAACTTATTGTGTGTAAATTTGGTATTTGTTGTTGACTTTTAAGTTAAAAGTAAAAACCAAACTATGAGATTATTGTGTGAAAAAAGAAGTTAGAATAGACTAGagaattttgaagttgttttattgGAAAATGTCTAATCTTGGTTAATTAGAGATAATGataatagaataaaaattattaactTTTTAAGTTGATGATAGAGTTTATCTATGAATCACCAACTTTGTAATATATTTGTTGAATTGGAGTACCATCACTGATTTTTGGATTGATGAATGTATAAATATGTGAATATTTTTAACTAGCTTTTAGATGGAGATCTTATTAGAAAACAAAGTAGAAAAAAATTTCCGAGTTTTAATATTGTAATATTAAcataatttatgaaaataaaagatattataaaatataaatagattAAACTACCCTtaattcaattataaaaaaaGACTCATTATATATTACCTAACAACTCGACTTAAACTCGTCGTACATTAACATGAATCATTAAGAGTTTGGCAAACAAAAAACCAACCCAAAACAACTAACATCATAATCaacaaaaagagaagaaaaaatcaAAGAGACGAATTATCGTAGAGAGGAGCAACCATTGAATGGAGAAACCAAATCAAACTGAACCAAAAGGAAGGAGACGTAGTAAAAAAACAAGTAACCAAAGAGAAGAACTCATATAGATAAGCATCCAAACAAAAGAACCAATAGAGAGTGAAGCAAACAAAAGAAACAGCAAGGTGAGTATCGGTTAAATAAGAGAACAAATATGGAGATGTTCAATCAAACAGAAGAACCAATAGCGTGTTGGAATTCAATTATGAGAAGTTAAGTCTTAATTCGACTAGAAATGGAAGAAATGTTGGATATACGGGAGAAATGACTCATACATTCATCATCTTAAGGTTTGTGATGGATATGTAGTGTCAAAGTCTCTTGAATCTTGGACGTTTAGCCAATTGACACTCTTGGTTTCCCTAGATTCcccaacatagaaagagaaacgaTTAAATAAAAGAACCAATAGAGGGATACTTAAATCAATGGTGAGAAGATAAACTGAAATCATAAATTAAAGTTAGATTATCTCCTTGTTTAAGACCTCCCTAAATATTGATATCTTCTATTAGGTTTCCATTTACTAAAAAGACGATAGAGATTTAGATAAAAAAGCTATAACCCAAGTTATCCATGTGAAATAAATGATATTTAATGGACTTAGATAACATAATTGAATGTACTGATGTCATGTAATCATGATACATGAATGCTTATCTGCTGATGGCTCGCCTTGGATGGCCTTTGAATTCACCATATCTTCACACTTGGGAGATCTTAACATCAGGGTTGTATACCAACTGAATGATATTTTCTTAATTATACACAGTCATTCAAGCATTATGCCCTAAGGGGGCAAGATGCTTAAGAAGAAACGTCACTAAGGTAATCCACCTTCTAAATTTTTTGGATGTACACATCCCCCAATTAGAGGCCCCAAAGGGACGAGATGCTTAAGAAAAAATCATCCAAATAATCCAACCTTCtaaaaaattacagaaaaatgCCCTTTAAATTGTGTATCGCCATCGCCACTTTTCAATTATACATGCTTTGCTGGTCTAATAAAAAATGTAGAAACCTTCATTGATGACTTCTAGTTATTCTTTAAACAACGTAGATGTATATAAAGTCTCAACTCTTAGACATATCaaaaaaattgattcattttcgTTATAGTTGTATGAATTAATTTCCATCACCATCACCATAATCCTCTAAGAAAAACTATCTAACTATCATTCATAACCATTAACTCATCGCCGCCGTCAACTTTGTCGTCATCACCCTCCTCCTCAAGTCACCTCTCTATAGGAGCACACTCCGTCTTATGCCAAAACTTCCAATCAAGTGCTTGACACGCATGGGAGCAATAATTCACCGCACCACAAACTGAACACCTTCAAAAGTCGTGATTCCGCGTCTCCGGCCTCCCATAATTCGCGTGTGAAGAGAGCCTCAAACTCAAACCATTCGATTCGCCGCGAACGGCAAACCACTCCGTCATAAATCGACTCAACAAATTAGTGGCGGAGTAATATGGGGATGGGAGGGTGCTCCCGCACCATTCAAAATTAATAAACCCTTTTAATAAACTTATTCCCAATCGCTCATTTCGTCAGGTGAAAGAATCCGCGAGGGTCTTCATCGCTCAGTTCGCCGGGCAAATGAAGCCGCGTGCAAGAAGCGAGCAGAGCGCTCCTGGGGCGTGGACCGAGGTCGAGGCGAGCAGTCTGTACCATTTTTATAAAATGATGTAACTGGAGTTTTAGGACTCCGTTTGAcgcgtcgttcgaagcgttgggaagctaaCACATTGACATATAATATAATTGAGTCATATGAGATGTTTGGTGTATGAGTCCAGTACCTTTGTGTTTAGGGGATTGAATCATATTATGTTGTTATGATATGATATATTGTCTTTTGATGATGAATGTGACGTTGTTGTGATTCTGTTATGGAGTTGCTATGAAGTTGCAGTGATTGCTAACGATGTTTTGTGATGAAACTATGATGACATGTATGTTTTAAATATGTATTACATGTTATGTGATGAATATGTGAATGATGATGCGATTGACTAGCCACGGTTATATGACGTTGTTGTGCATCATCCATTCATTAGCATATCATGAACGGTGGTCCGCCTGTGATGTGTCTCAATCTCATTGTGCGGATTGAGTGCGTTTTATGAAGTGCTTCGGTTCTAAGAGAGAATCGATCTTATGGTGGGGATATTTGGAGGGTGATGACCAAGTTTTCATCaaagattttggtaccacatgcatcgaTTCAATGTTGTTGCATTAACATCATATGTGACATTGCATGGATtttattgatgaattgtgatgtaatGATAATTGTGAAGTGCGTGAATTATGATGCTTGAATGACAAAAGACGTTCATGTGCTATTGTGAATTATTGTGAGTATGTTATGTTGATAAATGATGTGCTTTATATGATGATAATATTGCTCGTAACTACTCTTCTTTCCTTATATCTTTTTAATGAATTGTGATTACTCACTCTTTcggtttgaatgttacctccataTGGGTAACGCGCAGGTGACCAGGAGTAGTTTAGTAGAGACTTTGAAGATAGCTTCAGAGTATTTCATTTAGTTTTGATTGTTagtggtgtcttgctctgatatgtaacatcagGTTGGGAACTTTGAGTTTTGCGAACAATTATGTTCTTTATGATGTTGGTATACCTCGTGACGTTCTTTGAttgttaaattgtttttttaattggtGAGACCAATGTATTACTTTTGAGAAGTTAATTTTGATGACATGACGTTGATTCTGCCACAAAGTTTAAATGCATGTTTTAACTAATATAACCAGTGTTGCGGATCAGGATTGAATTCTGATGTTTTCTAAGAAGTGTGACACCCTTGTATgatcatttttatttgatttattttcataaattatatGTGAAATAATTGTGGGGTTATAAGGGTGTTACACGTCATATATTCATGCCAGAACATCAATTAGATAACTCCTCATATGCTTGTCAGAAAGACTCACAATATGTGACTTGTGTCTAAGAGTTGAGTCTCATTTATCCTTCACTTGGACCTCTTTTTTATACTCGTTCTTCCCCACTTAATATGTTACAAGGACCTTTAATGTCATTAATCACCATAAATGTTATTTGTCATCATTAATTCTACCCATATATGGTATTTAGTGGTTTTGGGAAACGCATTTGAATGTGTCGATGCCATGCAATCATGATACATAAATGCTTATTTCCTTAAGGATGGCCTATGGCAGCCTTTGACTTCGCCATATCTTCGTACCTGGGCGATCTTAACATCGATTAGGGCCGTAAACAAACCAAATTATATTTTTTCGAGATGCACATAAACATCGTTGTAGAATTGTTTGGGCACAGTCACAACTTCTTCACTTACCAAACTCCAAAAAAACTCAATGAAGGAATGTTAAAACTATATAGCCCCCGAATTTTACTAATATCCCACAAAACCACAACACTATCAATTTCCTCATCAGAGAACAAATTTGACATGAAGTTTCTATCCATGACAAAAGAGACATGTAAGACAAGATAGGACCAACCCCAAAAGCGCctatgaaaataagaaatatctTACAATGTCTTTACATATATCTAAACTACCTCTTCCACTAAATATTCCGCCACCCTCAACGCCATGAATTAATTCTTCTTCCTACTCTGTGTATGGACAACCATAATAGCATGaagtaaaattaattttacttGCATAATTAATTTTTCTTGAAGTTGTGATTTGGGATTTTCCAAATAAATGAAATTTTTACTTCAAAATTTACtattcaaataaattttacaattatatccaaacataaattattttatatttaactcatttttaatcaaaataaaatttaaaaattcaattaatttaaaataaatttttgttcACACATTCCTTAGAGGGCCTACTTTCTAAGAGCACTCCAAAAATCCAACCAACATTGTTTACTATATTTAATTAGACTAAATCAAACTAACTGAAGATactttttcttattttcaacTCCAAAAGGAAAAGTATCTCAAAGAAATTTCCTTTAACATCCATGAGTATTTAATTCAACATGTTCCAAATTTTCCATATTCAGCCGGTATAAAAAAATTCCGATTCTTCCAACTTCCAATTCTTTTTAGCCCTTGTTTGACGGTTCTAATTCTAACCTACTACTAAGTTTTCAACTATCAAAAACCATTAATCTTAAAATTGTACCAAGTAATGTGTAGTACAATAGTGTGGGACTTCAtgtatccttgactgcaaaattTGTTGGTAGTACGAACCTATGGGATAAACTAAAAACcactgaaaataataataatataatatgctATGATTAGTTACATGTTAAGCACCACCGATTTATCATCCATGTATGTACCCCTAAAGATGCAATGCAAATTCACACTTATTTTACTTGATTGGACGTAGAAAGTGAAATTGTATGGTGGGTATAGTTTGGTCCATTCTGGATTATGCCACATCAATCATGGTGCCACAAGATATGTCACCTATATCCATCAAAATGTCCCAACAAGTTATTAAAACAGCATGAGTAAATTCCTTTTTCATCcttcaaataaaatatatggaatttagtttagtattttttttaaagacaaataattatataaataaaatagaggAGGTAAAAAGTACAAATAGCATAGTAAAACTAGAAAACAGCACAAGATAACCAAAGCTACCACCAAAAGACTTAGCCTAGAACTCTAAAAaatcaaatcaccatcaacatAACAGTATTCTTTACAAGCAGCTTAGAACCacacctcaaaaaaaaaaaaaaaaaaaaatatatatatatatatatatatatatataaaaacttgAACAATTATTGGGACAAAGATTGAATAGGATACGAGTTAATTAGAGAAAGAACAATTACACCTCGACATCTATTAAGATACACTTCTCAAACAAATGAGTAACACTTATCTTCTATGGTCTCTTCGTCAATTGACATTTTTGTAAAGATAAATTATTTCAAGTTTTTCATAAAATTCACACTGCTAAACGTCAAACCATGAAACATGTTTCTTATGCGTTTATTGTGGGTAGTTTGATGTATGCAGTGGTGTATACAAGACCGGATATAGCACGTGTTGTTGGTATAATC contains:
- the LOC131603356 gene encoding GDSL esterase/lipase At1g29670-like — encoded protein: MDCETKLWLVVLFLFSSAIYCVVGEPQVPCLFIFGDSLSDNGNNNDRATGAKANYKPYGIDFPDGPTGRFTNGRTSVDIITDLLGFDHYIPPYANTSGSDIVQGVNYASGAAGIRNETGTHMGQDISMGLQLEHHKDIVSQIAAKLGSDKVQQHLNKCLYYVNIGSNDYLNNYFLPEQYPSSRKYNTNQYAVALIEEHATYLKALYELGARKFSLIGLGPIGCVPHGKTGKLCVKEESKAANLFNDKLKSLVDRFNKELPDAKLIFINTAIMKDSSLYPNMEILKCCKIGSNGQCIPNEEPCKHRNLHPFFDGFHASEVVNKVTAKLAYNAPFPAFAHPMDISHLAKL
- the LOC131603357 gene encoding floral homeotic protein AGAMOUS-like isoform X3; the encoded protein is MSFPNESMPDSPQRKIGRGKIEIKRIENTTNRQVTFCKRRNGLLKKAYELSVLCDAEVALIVFSTRGRLYEYANNSVKASIERYKKACSDTSGAKSASETNAQYYQQEAAKLRVQISNLQNHNRQMMGEALSNMNGKELRNLESKLEKGISRIRSKKNEMLFAEIEYMQKRISENDQRNNHSANVLHGGTSFECMQPQQQFDSRSYFQVNELQPNNNQYARQDQMSLQFV
- the LOC131603357 gene encoding floral homeotic protein AGAMOUS-like isoform X2, which produces MSFPNESMPDSPQRKIGRGKIEIKRIENTTNRQVTFCKRRNGLLKKAYELSVLCDAEVALIVFSTRGRLYEYANNSVKASIERYKKACSDTSGAKSASETNAQYYQQEAAKLRVQISNLQNHNRQMMGEALSNMNGKELRNLESKLEKGISRIRSKKNEMLFAEIEYMQKREIELHNSNQVLRAKISENDQRNNHSANVLHGGTSFECMQPQQQFDSRSYFQVNELQPNNNQYARQDQMSLQFV
- the LOC131603357 gene encoding floral homeotic protein AGAMOUS-like isoform X1, which produces MSFPNESMPDSPQRKIGRGKIEIKRIENTTNRQVTFCKRRNGLLKKAYELSVLCDAEVALIVFSTRGRLYEYANNSVKASIERYKKACSDTSGAKSASETNAQYYQQEAAKLRVQISNLQNHNRQMMGEALSNMNGKELRNLESKLEKGISRIRSKKNEMLFAEIEYMQKREIELHNSNQVLRAKISENDQRNNHSANVLHGGTSFECMQPQQQFDSRSYFQVNELQPNNNQYARQDQMSLQFV